The following proteins are co-located in the Bos indicus isolate NIAB-ARS_2022 breed Sahiwal x Tharparkar chromosome 8, NIAB-ARS_B.indTharparkar_mat_pri_1.0, whole genome shotgun sequence genome:
- the LOC109562853 gene encoding interferon beta, producing MTYQCLLQMVLLLCFSTTAVSRSYSLLRFQQSQSLKECQKLLGQLPSTPQHCLEARMDFQMPEEMKQEQQFQKEDAILVMYEVLQHIFGILTRDFSSTGWSETIIEDLLKELYWQMNRLQPIQKEIMQKQNSTTGDTIVPHLGKYYFNLMQYLESKEYDRCAWTVVQVQILTNVSFLMRLTGYVRD from the coding sequence ATGACCTACCAGTGCCTCCTCCAGATGGTTCTCCTGCTGTGTTTCTCCACCACAGCTGTTTCCAGGAGCTACAGCTTGCTTCGATTCCAACAAAGTCAGAGCCTTAAAGAGTGTCAGAAACTCCTGGGGCAGTTACCTTCAACTCCTCAACATTGCCTCGAGGCCAGGATGGACTTCCAGATGCCTGAGGAGATGAAGCAAGAACAGCAGTTCCAGAAGGAAGATGCCATATTGGTCATGTATGAGGTGCTCCAGCACATCTTTGGCATTCTCAccagagacttctccagcactggCTGGTCTGAGACCATCATCGAGGACCTCCTTAAGGAACTCTATTGGCAGATGAATCGTCTGCAGCCAATCCAGAAGGAAATAATGCAGAAGCAAAACTCCACTACGGGAGACACGATCGTTCCCCACCTAGGGAAATATTACTTCAACCTCATGCAGTACCTGGAGTCCAAGGAGTACGACAGGTGTGCCTGGACAGTCGTGCAAGTGCAAATACTCACGAACGTTTCTTTCCTGATGAGACTAACAGGTTACGTCCGTGACTGA
- the LOC139184528 gene encoding interferon beta-like produces MTYRCLLQMVLLLCFSTTALSRSYSLLRFQQSQSLKECQKLLGQLPSTPQHCLEARMDFQMPEEMKQEQQFQKEDAILVMYEMLQQIFGILTRDFSSTGWSETIIEDLLKELYWQMNRLQPIQKEIMQKQNTTAGDTIVPHLGKYYFNLMQYLESKEYDRCAWTVVQVQILTNFSFLMRLTGYVRD; encoded by the coding sequence ATGACCTACCGGTGCCTCCTCCAGATGGTTCTCCTGCTGTGTTTCTCCACCACAGCTCTTTCCAGGAGCTACAGCTTGCTTCGATTCCAACAAAGTCAGAGCCTTAAAGAGTGTCAGAAACTCCTGGGGCAGTTACCTTCAACTCCTCAACATTGCCTCGAGGCCAGGATGGACTTCCAGATGCCTGAGGAGATGAAGCAAGAACAGCAGTTCCAGAAGGAAGATGCCATATTGGTCATGTATGAGATGCTCCAGCAGATCTTTGGCATTCTCAccagagacttctccagcactggCTGGTCTGAGACCATCATCGAGGACCTCCTTAAGGAACTCTATTGGCAGATGAATCGTCTGCAGCCAATCCAGAAGGAAATAATGCAGAAGCAAAACACCACAGCGGGAGACACAATCGTTCCCCACCTAGGGAAATATTACTTCAACCTCATGCAGTACCTGGAGTCCAAGGAGTACGACAGGTGTGCCTGGACAGTCGTGCAAGTGCAAATACTCACGAACTTTTCTTTCCTGATGAGACTAACAGGTTACGTCCGTGACTGA